One Mycolicibacterium sarraceniae genomic window carries:
- a CDS encoding TIM barrel protein — protein MKRWPEPRDWARIAKKELGLDVVQLSIDLLPVGFDPAAALSYAERARAAADEYGLEIHSLFTGLAAYSSGLLLSDDAGDRAAACGWYEQMIAVTAAAGGRGVGGHLGALSVAAAADAQRARALIDDELEAMRKLADTACAAGLDHLQFENLAVTREYGHSIDEAHAVEGALADTAIPWRLCLDLGHPAALDPATPSGHIDNWIRQSWRHTPVVQLQQSPRGADHHGPFTAATQAEGTVDPTVVVDQLRRNWTGDVYLFFEVIHAHEQADDTVLADLQESVATWRTALSGAQQST, from the coding sequence GTGAAACGCTGGCCCGAGCCCCGCGATTGGGCGCGGATCGCCAAGAAGGAACTCGGCCTCGACGTCGTCCAGCTGAGCATCGATCTGCTGCCGGTCGGTTTCGATCCGGCCGCGGCACTGTCGTACGCAGAGCGTGCGCGCGCGGCGGCCGATGAATACGGTCTCGAAATCCACAGTCTGTTCACCGGGCTGGCGGCCTATTCATCCGGGCTGCTGCTCTCCGATGATGCTGGCGACCGCGCCGCGGCCTGCGGCTGGTATGAGCAGATGATCGCGGTGACCGCAGCGGCGGGCGGGCGCGGTGTGGGTGGGCACCTCGGGGCGCTGTCAGTAGCAGCGGCGGCGGATGCGCAGCGCGCGCGGGCTTTGATCGACGACGAACTCGAAGCCATGCGTAAGCTCGCCGACACGGCGTGCGCCGCCGGGTTGGACCACCTACAGTTCGAGAACCTTGCTGTGACCCGCGAATACGGGCATTCGATCGACGAGGCACATGCCGTCGAGGGCGCGCTCGCCGATACGGCAATACCGTGGCGGCTGTGCCTGGATCTCGGCCACCCTGCGGCACTGGATCCGGCGACGCCAAGCGGCCACATCGATAATTGGATCCGCCAGAGCTGGCGACATACCCCGGTCGTGCAACTTCAGCAATCACCCCGTGGCGCCGACCATCACGGGCCGTTCACCGCCGCTACCCAGGCGGAGGGCACCGTCGACCCGACTGTCGTGGTCGATCAACTCCGGCGGAACTGGACCGGCGACGTCTACCTGTTTTTTGAAGTCATCCACGCGCATGAGCAGGCCGACGACACGGTGCTCGCCGATCTGCAGGAGAGTGTGGCGACCTGGCGGACCGCGCTGTCCGGCGCGCAACAATCGACTTAG
- a CDS encoding Rv2578c family radical SAM protein: MRWSGQGIAVDDGALPGLQRIGLVRSVRTPQFDGITFHEVLCKSALNKIPAASMLPFRFTVNGYRGCSHACRYCFARPTHEYLEFDPGADFDSQIVVKTNIVDVLRRELGRPSWRRETVALGTNTDPYQRAEGRYALMPGIIGALAASGTPLSILTKGTLLRRDLDLIADAGQRVPVSVAISLAVGDADLHKDVEPGTPSPQARLGLIAAVREAGLDCHVMVAPVLPHLTDSVEHLDGLLGQIAAAGATSVTVFGLHLRSSTRGWFMSWLARSHPELVAPYRQLYRRGAYLPQEYRDVLRTRVAPLVAKYGLARDGHSFRGAPAAAVPVTEPEPVPTLF, translated from the coding sequence ATGCGGTGGAGCGGCCAAGGGATAGCGGTCGACGACGGTGCGCTGCCCGGACTGCAGCGCATCGGCCTGGTGCGCAGCGTGCGCACCCCGCAATTCGACGGCATCACGTTTCACGAGGTGCTCTGCAAGTCGGCGTTGAACAAGATTCCGGCCGCCTCGATGCTGCCATTCCGGTTCACCGTCAACGGCTACCGGGGCTGCTCGCACGCCTGCCGGTACTGCTTCGCCCGGCCCACCCACGAATATCTGGAATTCGATCCGGGTGCCGATTTCGACAGCCAGATCGTGGTGAAGACCAATATCGTCGACGTGCTGCGCCGCGAGCTGGGGCGTCCGTCGTGGCGCCGGGAAACTGTGGCGCTGGGCACCAATACCGACCCGTATCAACGGGCTGAGGGTCGCTATGCGTTGATGCCGGGCATCATCGGCGCGCTCGCTGCGTCGGGCACGCCGTTGTCGATCCTGACGAAGGGCACCTTGCTGCGCCGGGATCTGGATCTGATTGCCGATGCGGGACAACGAGTTCCGGTATCGGTCGCGATCTCGCTGGCCGTCGGTGACGCCGATCTGCACAAGGATGTGGAACCCGGCACACCGTCGCCGCAAGCCCGGCTCGGGCTGATCGCGGCGGTGCGCGAGGCCGGGCTGGACTGCCACGTGATGGTCGCCCCGGTGCTACCGCATCTCACCGACTCGGTCGAGCATCTCGACGGCCTGCTCGGCCAAATTGCCGCGGCGGGCGCGACATCGGTCACGGTGTTCGGCCTGCACCTGCGCAGTTCGACGCGGGGCTGGTTCATGAGCTGGCTGGCGCGCTCGCATCCCGAACTCGTTGCGCCCTATCGGCAGCTGTACCGTCGCGGGGCCTACCTGCCGCAGGAATACCGCGACGTGTTGCGCACACGCGTGGCACCGCTGGTGGCCAAGTACGGGCTGGCGCGAGATGGCCACTCCTTCCGCGGGGCGCCGGCCGCGGCTGTGCCCGTCACCGAACCCGAGCCGGTGCCCACGCTGTTCTAA
- the hisS gene encoding histidine--tRNA ligase produces MSEFQAPKGVPDYLPPESAEFVAIRDGLLRTARLAGYGDVELPIFEDTALFARGVGESTDVVSKEMYTFADRGERSVTLRPEGTAGVMRAVIEHGLDRGALPVKLCYAGPFFRYERPQAGRYRQLQQVGVEAIGVDDPALDAEVIATADAGFRSLGLNGFRLEITSLGDDTCRPQYRELLQSFLFALDLDDDTKRRAEINPLRVLDDKRPHVREVTADAPVMLDHLSDVAKQHFETVLAHLDALGVPYVVNPRMVRGLDYYTKTTFEFVHDGLGAQSGIGGGGRYDGLMRQLGGQDLSGIGFGLGVDRTLLALRAEGKTAGNPSRCDVFGVPLGEQAKLVLARLAANLRAEGVRVDVAYGDRGMKGAMRAADRSGARLALVAGDRDIEAGTVGLKDLTTGAQIDIAADSVAAEVITRLA; encoded by the coding sequence GTGAGCGAATTCCAGGCGCCCAAGGGTGTCCCTGACTACCTGCCGCCCGAATCGGCCGAGTTCGTCGCCATCCGCGACGGCCTGCTGCGGACGGCCCGGCTGGCCGGCTACGGCGATGTCGAGCTGCCCATCTTCGAGGACACCGCACTGTTCGCCCGCGGCGTCGGCGAGTCCACCGATGTGGTCTCCAAAGAGATGTACACCTTCGCCGATCGCGGCGAGCGGTCGGTGACGCTACGGCCCGAGGGCACCGCCGGTGTGATGCGCGCGGTCATCGAACACGGACTGGACCGCGGCGCACTGCCGGTCAAGCTCTGCTATGCCGGTCCGTTCTTCCGCTATGAGCGTCCACAGGCCGGGCGGTACCGGCAGCTGCAGCAGGTCGGGGTCGAGGCTATCGGCGTCGACGATCCCGCGCTGGATGCCGAGGTCATCGCGACCGCCGATGCTGGCTTCCGCTCGCTGGGCCTAAACGGCTTCCGCCTGGAGATCACCTCGCTGGGTGACGACACCTGCCGGCCCCAGTATCGGGAGCTGCTGCAAAGCTTCCTGTTCGCACTGGATCTCGATGACGACACCAAACGGCGCGCCGAGATCAACCCGCTGCGGGTGCTTGACGACAAACGACCGCACGTGCGGGAGGTGACGGCCGACGCCCCGGTGATGCTCGACCATCTCTCCGATGTCGCCAAGCAGCATTTCGAGACGGTGCTCGCCCACCTCGATGCGCTCGGGGTGCCCTACGTGGTCAACCCGCGGATGGTGCGGGGGCTGGACTACTACACCAAGACCACATTCGAGTTCGTGCATGACGGACTCGGTGCCCAGTCCGGGATCGGCGGTGGCGGCCGCTACGACGGGCTGATGCGTCAGCTCGGCGGTCAGGACCTCTCCGGTATTGGCTTCGGGCTGGGGGTCGACCGCACCCTGCTGGCGTTGCGGGCTGAGGGCAAAACAGCCGGAAACCCCAGCCGCTGCGATGTTTTCGGGGTTCCGCTGGGAGAGCAGGCCAAATTGGTGCTCGCGAGGCTGGCGGCGAACCTGCGCGCGGAGGGCGTACGCGTGGACGTGGCGTACGGCGATCGCGGCATGAAGGGCGCGATGCGCGCTGCCGATCGTTCGGGTGCTCGCCTTGCCTTGGTAGCAGGCGACCGCGATATCGAGGCCGGAACCGTGGGGCTCAAAGATCTCACCACCGGCGCCCAGATCGACATTGCGGCCGACTCGGTGGCCGCTGAAGTGATAACGCGGCTGGCCTAA
- a CDS encoding MBL fold metallo-hydrolase, giving the protein MLLTGFPAGMLACNCYVLAPRPGADAIVVDPGQRAMGTLRRILDENRLTPAAVLLTHGHIDHIWSAQKVGDTFGCPVYIHPEDRFMLTDPIRGLGPRLGQIALSALFREPRQVVELDCDGDKIELGGITVTVDHTPGHTKGSVVFRVARAGFSSGQERSDPGISGVPLAFTGDTLFKQTVGRTDLPGGSGRDLLGSIVDKLLVLDDDTLVLPGHGESTTIGLERRTNPFLEGLTT; this is encoded by the coding sequence GTGCTGCTCACCGGATTCCCGGCTGGCATGTTGGCATGCAACTGCTACGTGCTGGCCCCACGCCCCGGGGCCGACGCCATCGTCGTCGACCCGGGTCAGCGCGCGATGGGTACCTTGCGCCGTATTCTCGACGAGAATCGGCTGACCCCCGCGGCGGTGCTGCTCACCCACGGGCATATCGACCACATCTGGTCGGCGCAGAAGGTCGGCGATACGTTCGGCTGCCCGGTGTACATCCATCCCGAGGACCGTTTCATGCTCACCGACCCTATCCGGGGCCTCGGTCCCAGGCTGGGCCAGATCGCACTCAGTGCGCTGTTCCGCGAGCCCCGGCAGGTCGTCGAACTGGACTGCGACGGGGACAAGATCGAGCTCGGCGGCATCACGGTGACCGTCGACCACACGCCCGGCCATACCAAGGGCTCGGTAGTGTTCCGAGTCGCGCGGGCCGGGTTTTCCAGCGGGCAGGAGCGCAGCGACCCGGGGATCAGCGGAGTTCCCTTGGCCTTCACCGGTGACACCCTGTTCAAGCAGACGGTGGGCCGCACCGACCTGCCCGGCGGCAGTGGCCGGGACCTGCTCGGCTCGATCGTCGACAAACTCTTGGTGCTCGACGACGACACCCTGGTATTACCGGGGCACGGTGAATCCACCACCATTGGTCTCGAACGCCGTACCAATCCATTCCTCGAAGGTCTGACCACGTGA
- a CDS encoding peptidylprolyl isomerase: MPTNEQRRATAKRKLERQLERRAQQEKRRQLFVVIGGVVAIVVAAALVATFVLTNKDDKTTASASSSVPSSASTDPNGPIAPPPPTGGLPAFKPGANLGANCQYPASPEPASKKVDPPHSGKVPTTPPTVSASMSTNQGNLGLVLDNAKAPCTVNSFASLAQKGFFDNTPCHRLTTSPSLAVLQCGDPTGNGTGGPGYQFANEYPTDQYPPNDPGLQQPVVYPRGTLAMANAGPGTNGSQFFLVYKDSQLPPNYTAFGTIDATGLATLDKIAAAGVAGGDQDGKPATGVQVKSILLD; the protein is encoded by the coding sequence GTGCCCACCAATGAACAGCGACGTGCGACGGCCAAGCGCAAACTCGAGCGGCAGCTGGAGCGTCGCGCTCAACAGGAGAAGCGTCGCCAGCTGTTCGTCGTGATCGGCGGTGTGGTGGCGATCGTCGTGGCCGCGGCCTTGGTGGCCACATTTGTCCTGACCAACAAGGACGACAAGACCACGGCATCCGCGTCATCCTCGGTGCCGAGCAGCGCATCGACCGACCCGAATGGGCCGATCGCCCCTCCACCGCCCACCGGCGGCCTGCCGGCGTTCAAGCCCGGAGCAAACCTGGGCGCCAACTGCCAGTACCCGGCCTCGCCCGAGCCGGCCAGTAAGAAGGTCGACCCGCCGCACAGCGGCAAGGTGCCGACCACCCCGCCCACAGTGAGCGCCAGTATGAGCACCAACCAGGGCAACCTCGGGCTGGTTCTGGACAACGCCAAGGCCCCGTGCACGGTGAACAGCTTCGCCAGCCTGGCGCAAAAGGGTTTCTTCGACAACACCCCCTGCCACCGGTTGACGACGTCGCCGTCGTTGGCGGTGCTGCAGTGCGGTGACCCGACCGGCAACGGTACCGGCGGACCGGGTTACCAGTTCGCCAACGAGTATCCCACTGACCAGTACCCGCCGAACGATCCCGGCCTGCAACAGCCGGTGGTCTATCCGCGCGGAACGCTGGCCATGGCCAACGCCGGGCCGGGCACCAACGGCAGTCAGTTCTTCCTGGTCTACAAGGACTCGCAGCTGCCGCCGAACTACACCGCGTTCGGCACGATCGACGCGACCGGCCTGGCCACGCTGGACAAGATCGCTGCCGCGGGGGTGGCCGGCGGCGACCAGGACGGTAAGCCGGCGACGGGTGTGCAGGTCAAGTCGATTTTGTTGGACTAA
- a CDS encoding peptidylprolyl isomerase, with protein MSQPPYYPPPQPHYGAPYGPGPYPYPVPQPTNGMAVAALICAFVFAPLGIVFGHISLSQIKKSGEEGRGLAIAGLVISYLVTVVSIVALIAGIALFSWVARELDRTGGAGLPPRTTAAGPGGGQLPAFVPPATLGLNCQYPVTATPADKPVRPPVAGKVATTPKTVDATVVTNAGPIVLHLDNAKAPCTVNSFESLVTQGYFDDTPCHRLTDSRSLSVLQCGDPTGSGTGGPGYRFANEYPTNQYRPFDQALKQPVTYPRGTLAMANAGPDTNGSQFFIVYRDSKLPPTYTAFGQVDKTGFEVLEDIAAIGIAGGADDGKPAKPVTIKTIRLN; from the coding sequence ATGAGCCAGCCGCCGTATTACCCACCGCCGCAACCGCATTACGGTGCGCCGTACGGGCCCGGGCCCTACCCGTATCCGGTACCGCAGCCGACCAATGGGATGGCTGTCGCAGCACTGATCTGTGCGTTCGTGTTCGCGCCGCTGGGCATCGTATTCGGGCACATCTCGCTGTCGCAGATCAAAAAGAGCGGCGAGGAAGGCCGCGGGCTGGCGATCGCCGGGCTGGTGATCAGCTATCTGGTGACGGTCGTGAGCATCGTGGCTTTGATCGCGGGAATCGCGCTTTTCTCCTGGGTGGCCAGGGAGTTGGATCGCACCGGCGGTGCCGGCCTTCCGCCTCGGACCACGGCGGCCGGACCCGGTGGCGGGCAACTGCCGGCGTTCGTGCCACCGGCCACGCTCGGCCTCAACTGCCAGTACCCGGTCACCGCGACTCCGGCCGACAAACCGGTCCGACCGCCGGTCGCCGGTAAGGTCGCCACCACGCCGAAGACGGTGGACGCGACGGTGGTCACCAACGCCGGGCCGATCGTCCTGCACCTTGACAACGCCAAGGCACCCTGCACGGTCAACAGCTTCGAAAGTTTGGTCACACAAGGCTATTTCGACGACACCCCGTGCCATCGCCTCACCGACTCGCGGTCACTGTCGGTGCTGCAGTGTGGTGACCCCACCGGCAGCGGAACCGGCGGACCCGGATACCGGTTCGCCAACGAATACCCGACGAACCAGTACCGGCCGTTCGACCAGGCACTCAAGCAGCCCGTGACCTACCCCCGCGGCACACTGGCTATGGCTAACGCTGGACCCGATACCAACGGCAGCCAGTTCTTCATCGTCTACCGCGACTCCAAGCTACCGCCGACCTACACCGCGTTCGGCCAGGTCGACAAGACCGGCTTCGAGGTTCTCGAAGATATCGCCGCGATCGGCATTGCCGGCGGTGCCGACGATGGCAAGCCCGCCAAGCCGGTGACGATCAAGACGATCCGACTGAACTGA
- a CDS encoding RelA/SpoT family protein — protein MPVGDIPPAEPRVETPKTTSSASRRVRARLARRMTAQRSTVNPVLEPLVAVHREMYPKADLAILQRAYEVAEAKHADQLRRSGDPYITHPLAVANILAELGMDTTALVAALLHDTVEDTGYAMEALTADFGEEVAHLVDGVTKLDKVALGTAAEGETIRKMIIAMARDPRVLVIKVADRLHNMRTMRFLPPEKQARKARETLEVIAPLAHRLGMATVKWELEDLSFAILHPKRYEEIVRLVADRAPSRDTYLAKVRAEITSALSGMKITAAVEGRPKHYWSIYQKMIVKGRDFDDIHDLVGVRILCDEIRDCYAAVGVVHSLWQPMPGRFKDYIAQPRFGVYQSLHTTVVGPEGKPLEVQIRTESMHKTAEFGIAAHWRYKESKGRNGVPALNAAAEIDDMAWMRQLLDWQREAADPGEFLESLRYDLAVQEIFVFTPKGDLITLPAGSTPVDFAYAVHTEVGHRCIGSRVNGRLVALERKLENGDQVEVFTSKAPNAGPSRDWQTFVVSPRAKAKIRQWFAKERREEALEAGKDSIAREVRRVGLPLQRLVNAEAMGALAQELRYTDISALYTAVGEGHVSPRHVVQRLVDQLGGAESAEDELAERSTPATMPVRHRSNDDTGVAVPGAAGTLTKLAKCCTPVPGDNIMGFVTRGGGVSVHRTDCTNAGSLQQQSERIIEVMWAPSPTSVFLVAIQVEALDRHRLLSDVTRVLADERVNILSASVTTSNDRVAISRFTFEMGDPKHLGHVLNAVRNIEGVYDVYRVTSAA, from the coding sequence ATGCCGGTCGGCGACATCCCGCCCGCCGAGCCGCGGGTGGAGACCCCGAAGACCACCAGCAGCGCGTCACGGCGGGTGCGCGCCCGGCTGGCACGCCGGATGACCGCACAGCGCAGCACCGTCAACCCGGTGCTGGAACCACTGGTCGCCGTGCACCGGGAGATGTACCCGAAGGCCGACCTGGCGATCCTGCAGCGCGCCTACGAGGTGGCCGAGGCCAAGCACGCCGATCAACTTCGCCGCTCGGGCGATCCGTACATCACCCACCCGCTGGCGGTCGCCAACATCCTGGCCGAACTCGGCATGGACACCACCGCGTTGGTGGCCGCGCTGTTGCACGACACCGTCGAAGACACCGGCTACGCCATGGAGGCACTGACGGCCGACTTCGGCGAAGAGGTGGCGCATCTGGTCGACGGGGTCACCAAGCTGGACAAGGTGGCGCTGGGCACCGCCGCTGAGGGCGAGACCATCCGCAAGATGATCATCGCGATGGCCCGGGATCCGCGGGTGCTCGTCATCAAGGTCGCCGACCGGTTGCACAACATGCGCACTATGCGGTTCCTGCCGCCGGAAAAGCAGGCCCGCAAAGCCCGCGAGACGCTGGAAGTCATTGCCCCGCTTGCTCATCGGCTGGGGATGGCCACCGTCAAATGGGAGCTGGAAGACTTGTCCTTCGCGATCCTGCATCCCAAGCGCTACGAGGAGATCGTGCGGCTGGTCGCCGATCGGGCACCGTCGCGGGACACCTATCTGGCCAAGGTTCGTGCCGAGATCACCTCGGCGCTGTCCGGGATGAAGATCACCGCGGCCGTCGAGGGCAGACCCAAGCACTACTGGTCGATCTATCAGAAGATGATCGTCAAGGGCCGCGACTTCGACGATATCCACGACTTGGTGGGTGTGCGGATCCTGTGCGACGAGATCCGCGACTGCTATGCGGCTGTGGGCGTTGTGCATTCGCTGTGGCAGCCGATGCCCGGGCGGTTCAAGGACTACATAGCCCAGCCGCGGTTCGGGGTGTACCAGTCGCTGCACACCACCGTGGTCGGCCCGGAAGGCAAGCCGCTGGAGGTGCAGATCCGCACCGAGTCCATGCACAAGACGGCCGAGTTCGGCATCGCGGCGCATTGGCGTTATAAGGAATCCAAGGGCCGCAACGGAGTTCCAGCCTTGAATGCCGCCGCCGAGATCGACGATATGGCGTGGATGCGGCAGTTGCTCGACTGGCAGCGGGAGGCCGCCGACCCCGGTGAGTTCCTCGAATCGCTGCGTTACGACCTCGCGGTTCAGGAGATCTTCGTATTCACTCCCAAGGGTGACCTGATCACTCTCCCGGCCGGCTCCACCCCGGTGGACTTCGCGTATGCGGTGCATACCGAGGTCGGACACCGCTGTATCGGTTCCCGGGTCAACGGTCGGTTGGTCGCCCTGGAGCGCAAGCTCGAAAACGGCGACCAGGTCGAGGTTTTCACCTCGAAGGCGCCGAACGCGGGGCCATCACGGGACTGGCAGACGTTCGTCGTGTCGCCGCGGGCCAAGGCCAAGATCCGGCAGTGGTTCGCCAAGGAACGCCGCGAAGAGGCACTGGAGGCCGGTAAGGACTCCATCGCCCGCGAGGTGCGCCGGGTCGGACTTCCGTTGCAGCGGCTGGTCAATGCCGAAGCAATGGGCGCGCTGGCGCAGGAGCTGCGCTACACCGACATCTCGGCGCTCTACACCGCCGTCGGGGAGGGTCATGTCTCGCCACGGCACGTGGTGCAGCGGCTGGTGGATCAGCTCGGCGGCGCCGAGAGTGCCGAAGACGAACTGGCCGAACGCTCGACGCCGGCCACCATGCCGGTGCGTCATCGCAGCAATGATGACACCGGCGTCGCGGTGCCCGGCGCAGCCGGGACGCTGACCAAACTCGCCAAGTGCTGCACACCGGTACCCGGTGACAACATCATGGGATTCGTCACACGCGGCGGGGGTGTCAGCGTGCACCGCACGGACTGCACCAATGCCGGTTCCCTGCAACAACAGTCCGAACGCATCATCGAGGTGATGTGGGCGCCGTCGCCTACATCGGTGTTCCTGGTGGCCATCCAGGTCGAGGCCCTCGACCGACATCGGTTGTTGTCCGATGTCACCCGGGTGCTGGCCGATGAGCGGGTCAACATCCTGTCGGCTTCGGTGACCACCTCTAACGATCGAGTGGCGATCAGCCGCTTCACCTTTGAGATGGGCGACCCCAAACACCTCGGGCATGTGCTCAACGCGGTGCGCAACATCGAAGGTGTCTACGACGTCTACCGGGTGACCAGCGCGGCCTGA
- a CDS encoding adenine phosphoribosyltransferase produces MGVREVSESVEDVIRSLTREVSDFPEPGIQFKDLTPVLADPKGLAVVTGALAEIAAGADLVAGIDARGFLLGGAVAHKLGIGVLAIRKGGKLPPPVHSQNYSLEYGTATLEIPADGIDLTGCRIVIIDDVLATGGTLAAAGALLAASGAEVPIAAVVLELSGLGGRDKISPLPVTSLQTV; encoded by the coding sequence ATGGGTGTACGAGAAGTGAGTGAGTCCGTTGAGGACGTCATCAGGTCATTGACGCGCGAGGTGTCCGACTTTCCCGAGCCGGGCATCCAGTTCAAAGACCTCACCCCGGTGCTGGCCGATCCCAAGGGGCTTGCCGTTGTGACCGGCGCGCTCGCCGAGATCGCGGCCGGCGCCGACCTGGTGGCCGGTATCGACGCCCGCGGGTTCCTGCTCGGTGGCGCGGTGGCCCATAAGCTGGGCATCGGCGTCCTGGCGATCCGCAAGGGCGGCAAGCTGCCGCCGCCGGTGCACAGCCAGAACTACAGCCTCGAATACGGCACGGCGACATTGGAGATCCCCGCCGACGGCATCGATTTGACCGGGTGCCGCATCGTGATCATCGATGACGTGCTCGCCACCGGCGGCACTCTGGCTGCGGCCGGTGCGTTGCTGGCGGCCAGCGGGGCCGAGGTTCCGATCGCCGCGGTGGTGCTGGAGTTGTCCGGGCTCGGCGGCCGGGACAAGATCTCCCCGCTGCCGGTGACCAGCCTGCAGACCGTCTGA
- a CDS encoding ABC transporter substrate-binding protein has protein sequence MAVGRHRVAAVAVAAVAGVVASSVLASCSGSPADQINYAVDGMLITYNTNTVTGAASAGPQAFARVLAGFTFHGPDGQVLADHDFGSVSVVGRDPLVLDYQISDKAVYSDGKPVTCDDMVLAWAAQSGRFPAFDAASRAGYLDIDGIDCQPGQKKARVSYLPGRAVVDYQQLFTATSMMPSHVIGDVLGLDVTRAIQSDDPAAVDRIAQTWNTVWDLKPGVDIKRFPSAGPYKIDSMLPAGAVVLTANDRWWGAKPITKRITVWPRGVDVQDRINNGTFQVVDVATGSSGTLTTPDGYDRHELPSGGIEQLIFAPDGPLSATPARRAVALCTPRDLIALNAETPISNVRLNPASDDAFSGIEGVAIAGQFGSANPDAARDALGGQPLTVRVGYQAPNPRLAATVGAITKSCAAAGITVVDTTSATTGPQTLRDGKLDVLLASTGGATGSGSTGSSALDAYTLFSGDGNNLPRYVNPQIDGIISALAVTADAKEQARLLGDSSPILWGDMPTLPLYRQQRTVLASKKMYAVEGNPTKWGAGWNMDRWVYEK, from the coding sequence ATGGCTGTGGGGCGCCATCGCGTCGCCGCTGTAGCAGTGGCGGCCGTCGCGGGAGTGGTCGCGTCGAGCGTTCTGGCCTCGTGTTCGGGTAGCCCTGCGGATCAGATCAACTACGCCGTCGACGGCATGCTGATCACCTACAACACCAATACCGTGACGGGTGCGGCCTCAGCCGGCCCGCAGGCTTTCGCCCGGGTGTTGGCCGGCTTCACGTTCCACGGTCCTGACGGGCAGGTGCTGGCCGACCACGACTTCGGGTCGGTATCGGTGGTCGGCCGGGACCCGCTGGTGCTGGACTACCAGATCTCCGACAAGGCCGTGTATTCCGACGGCAAGCCGGTGACATGTGACGACATGGTGCTGGCGTGGGCCGCGCAGTCCGGCCGGTTCCCAGCCTTCGATGCCGCCAGCCGGGCCGGTTACCTCGACATCGACGGTATCGACTGCCAGCCGGGCCAGAAGAAGGCGCGGGTGAGCTATCTGCCGGGCCGTGCCGTTGTCGACTACCAGCAGCTGTTCACCGCGACCTCGATGATGCCGTCGCACGTCATCGGTGACGTGCTCGGCCTGGACGTCACCCGCGCCATCCAGAGCGATGACCCGGCGGCCGTCGACCGTATCGCCCAGACCTGGAACACCGTGTGGGATCTCAAGCCCGGTGTCGATATCAAGCGGTTCCCCTCGGCTGGTCCCTACAAGATCGACTCGATGCTGCCGGCAGGGGCGGTGGTGCTGACAGCCAACGACCGGTGGTGGGGCGCCAAGCCGATAACCAAGCGAATCACGGTGTGGCCGCGCGGAGTTGACGTACAGGACCGAATCAACAACGGCACCTTCCAGGTCGTCGATGTGGCGACCGGATCCTCGGGCACCCTGACCACGCCGGACGGCTATGACCGCCACGAGCTGCCCTCCGGCGGTATCGAGCAGCTCATCTTCGCGCCGGACGGCCCCCTTTCGGCGACGCCGGCCCGGCGTGCGGTGGCCCTGTGCACCCCGCGCGATCTGATCGCGCTGAACGCCGAGACGCCGATCTCCAACGTCCGGCTCAACCCGGCCAGCGATGACGCGTTCAGCGGGATCGAAGGCGTCGCGATCGCGGGTCAGTTCGGTTCGGCCAATCCTGACGCCGCCCGTGACGCTCTCGGCGGCCAGCCGCTGACGGTGCGCGTCGGTTATCAGGCACCCAACCCGCGATTGGCGGCGACCGTCGGTGCGATCACCAAATCCTGTGCCGCCGCTGGCATCACGGTCGTCGATACGACGTCGGCCACGACAGGTCCTCAGACCTTGCGCGACGGTAAGCTCGACGTCCTGTTGGCCAGCACCGGCGGTGCCACCGGCAGCGGCTCGACAGGGTCCTCTGCGCTGGACGCCTACACACTGTTCTCCGGCGACGGCAACAACCTGCCCCGCTATGTCAACCCGCAGATCGACGGCATCATCTCCGCGCTTGCGGTCACCGCCGACGCGAAGGAACAGGCCCGGCTGCTGGGCGACAGTTCACCGATTCTGTGGGGCGACATGCCCACCCTCCCGCTGTACCGTCAGCAGCGCACGGTACTGGCATCCAAGAAGATGTATGCGGTGGAAGGCAATCCGACCAAGTGGGGCGCGGGCTGGAATATGGACCGATGGGTGTACGAGAAGTGA